In Gemmata obscuriglobus, a single genomic region encodes these proteins:
- a CDS encoding PilZ domain-containing protein — protein sequence MNQLLDAVPTRAHERRRSARFQPAFGTVCRVGPANARRTSGLVWDLSATGVSMLMADPPAEGELVPAELVMEVGTERLTVELIVVHVRPVSTGDYFVGARFERSLSADEMAPFVTPDASRPLPAAPLSA from the coding sequence ATGAACCAGCTCCTCGACGCGGTCCCGACCCGAGCCCACGAGCGCCGCCGCTCGGCCCGCTTCCAGCCCGCGTTCGGCACCGTGTGCCGGGTCGGCCCCGCCAACGCCCGCCGCACCAGCGGGCTCGTGTGGGACCTGTCCGCGACCGGCGTCAGCATGTTGATGGCGGACCCGCCCGCGGAAGGTGAACTTGTGCCCGCCGAACTGGTCATGGAGGTGGGCACGGAGCGGCTCACGGTGGAGCTCATCGTCGTCCACGTGCGCCCGGTTTCGACCGGCGACTACTTCGTCGGCGCCCGGTTCGAGCGGTCCCTGTCGGCCGACGAGATGGCACCGTTCGTGACGCCGGACGCCTCACGCCCGCTGCCCGCCGCGCCTCTGAGCGCTTGA
- a CDS encoding HAD family hydrolase: protein MQTHVWTPPPGTAALIFDCDGTLADTMPAHYKAWLALLGRYGIPFPEPRFYAMGGMPTASIIRVLASESGVAVPDVDGMVKEKEDTFLTFLDAVEPVEAVLMIAAAHRGKVPIAVASGGYRDTITRTLDRLNVRDWFDAIVTAEDTARHKPDPDVFLEAARRLGAEPARCVVFEDTDIGLEAARRAGMLGVDVRPWVARGPRP from the coding sequence ATGCAGACCCACGTTTGGACCCCGCCCCCGGGCACCGCCGCCCTCATTTTCGACTGCGACGGGACGCTCGCGGACACGATGCCGGCTCACTACAAGGCGTGGCTCGCGCTCCTGGGCCGGTACGGCATCCCGTTCCCCGAGCCGCGGTTCTACGCGATGGGCGGGATGCCCACCGCCAGCATCATCCGGGTGCTCGCCAGCGAGTCCGGCGTCGCGGTGCCGGACGTGGACGGCATGGTGAAAGAGAAGGAGGACACGTTCCTGACGTTCCTGGACGCGGTGGAGCCGGTCGAGGCGGTGCTGATGATCGCGGCGGCGCACCGCGGCAAGGTGCCGATCGCGGTGGCCAGCGGCGGGTACCGCGACACCATCACCCGGACCCTGGACCGGCTGAACGTGCGGGACTGGTTCGACGCGATCGTGACCGCCGAGGACACGGCCCGCCACAAGCCCGACCCGGACGTGTTCCTGGAGGCGGCCCGGCGGTTGGGCGCGGAGCCGGCCCGGTGCGTGGTGTTCGAGGACACCGACATCGGGCTGGAAGCGGCCCGGCGCGCCGGGATGCTGGGGGTGGACGTGCGGCCGTGGGTCGCGCGCGGCCCACGGCCGTGA
- a CDS encoding ABC transporter permease — MSSTPPATTDSPAPPSAAAVPLPGPVEVSGPSELTAEGPALARLIGFVGLFLLVLGTVVVVATRATGQARLLPEGWGFLFAGLGVAMMLYHAVTDGEQEVRRMYGLLAATLLLVALVAAVLPGAPKGSPDKVIGHYLLPWGLTGGFLALLFAIPFVRHETDELFRSIGLNGILAVGSLLCVGVLVKGVQDPDWLAGTGLALAVLGLSFVAAYLGQVNTDEGAGYTVAFALGAVGAAAALYAAGRAAFPAVLYDGPSVLRNEFQALDVWKVAGRAGVVLAALGLAALGALGKFPVWLRASLAAVGLTTAAVFVLASTKAVLTQPPAPFLVPGGLLIGGIGLAYLVLALGVCSDAQFVTLTRREFSGYFYSPIGYLVLAGMALIHWAGYVMFVNVLSSATMGGREPMPEPIVRNYIFALFPVIGVTVQVAALTMRLFAEEKRSGTLEVLFTAPVNEWVTVASKFIATWTFFMLCWLPVGLFLIALRMEGGAPFDYRPLLGYYVALGATGAAFVAMGLLLSALTNNQIIAAMLTFLGMLGFLLNYFVAAMNVGLNPTLMAFLNKLSYLRLWSTALGGQLPVRDVILWLSLAVFFLFTSVKVLEVRRWR, encoded by the coding sequence ATGAGCAGCACCCCGCCCGCGACGACCGACTCGCCCGCGCCGCCCTCAGCCGCGGCGGTGCCGCTGCCCGGCCCCGTCGAGGTGTCCGGCCCGTCCGAGCTGACGGCCGAGGGGCCGGCGCTGGCGCGGCTGATCGGGTTCGTCGGCCTGTTCCTGCTGGTGCTCGGCACGGTCGTGGTGGTCGCCACCCGCGCCACCGGGCAGGCCCGGCTCCTGCCCGAAGGGTGGGGGTTCCTGTTCGCCGGCCTCGGCGTGGCCATGATGCTGTACCACGCGGTCACCGACGGCGAGCAGGAGGTGCGCCGGATGTACGGCCTCCTGGCCGCGACGCTGTTACTGGTGGCGCTGGTCGCGGCCGTGCTGCCGGGCGCGCCCAAGGGGAGCCCCGACAAGGTGATCGGGCACTACTTGCTCCCGTGGGGGCTCACCGGCGGGTTCCTGGCGCTGCTGTTCGCGATCCCGTTCGTGCGGCACGAGACCGACGAGCTGTTCCGCTCGATCGGGCTGAACGGCATCCTCGCGGTCGGCTCGCTGCTGTGCGTCGGGGTGCTGGTGAAAGGCGTCCAGGACCCGGACTGGCTCGCGGGCACGGGGCTGGCCCTGGCGGTGCTGGGGCTCAGTTTCGTCGCGGCGTACCTCGGGCAGGTGAACACCGACGAGGGCGCCGGGTACACGGTCGCGTTCGCGCTCGGGGCGGTGGGGGCGGCGGCGGCGCTGTACGCGGCCGGGCGGGCGGCGTTCCCGGCGGTGCTGTACGACGGCCCGTCGGTCCTGCGGAACGAGTTCCAGGCGCTGGACGTTTGGAAGGTCGCGGGGCGGGCGGGCGTGGTGCTGGCGGCGCTCGGGCTGGCGGCGCTCGGCGCGCTGGGCAAGTTCCCGGTCTGGCTCCGCGCGTCCCTCGCGGCCGTCGGGCTCACGACGGCCGCGGTGTTCGTCCTGGCGAGCACGAAGGCGGTGCTGACGCAGCCGCCGGCCCCGTTCCTGGTGCCGGGCGGGCTGCTCATCGGCGGGATCGGGCTGGCGTACCTGGTGCTCGCCCTCGGGGTGTGTTCGGACGCCCAGTTCGTCACGCTCACCCGGCGCGAGTTCTCGGGGTACTTCTACTCCCCTATCGGGTACCTGGTGCTGGCCGGAATGGCGCTGATCCACTGGGCCGGCTACGTCATGTTCGTGAACGTGCTGTCGAGCGCGACGATGGGGGGCCGCGAGCCGATGCCCGAGCCGATCGTGCGGAACTACATCTTCGCGCTGTTCCCGGTGATCGGCGTCACGGTGCAGGTGGCGGCGCTCACGATGCGGCTGTTCGCCGAGGAGAAGCGGAGCGGCACCCTGGAGGTGCTGTTCACCGCCCCGGTCAACGAGTGGGTCACGGTGGCGAGCAAGTTCATCGCCACGTGGACGTTCTTCATGCTCTGCTGGCTGCCGGTCGGGCTGTTCCTGATCGCGCTGCGGATGGAGGGCGGGGCGCCGTTCGACTACCGGCCGCTGCTGGGGTACTACGTGGCGCTCGGGGCCACCGGGGCCGCGTTCGTGGCGATGGGGTTGCTCCTGTCGGCCCTCACCAACAACCAGATCATCGCCGCCATGCTCACGTTCCTGGGCATGCTCGGGTTCCTGCTGAACTACTTCGTGGCGGCCATGAACGTCGGCCTGAACCCGACCCTGATGGCGTTCCTCAACAAGCTGTCGTACCTGCGGCTGTGGAGCACGGCGCTGGGCGGGCAACTGCCCGTGCGCGACGTGATCCTGTGGCTGTCGCTGGCCGTCTTTTTCCTGTTCACCTCGGTCAAGGTGCTCGAAGTGCGGCGGTGGCGCTGA
- a CDS encoding SDR family NAD(P)-dependent oxidoreductase: protein MSTAPAARPVALVTGASAGIGAELARLLAPDHDLVLTARRTEPLQALAAELTRTHGAVCRVLPADLSEPGAARHLFEAVRAAGGGIEVLVNNAGFGDIGAFAGADPGKLLRMVQVNVTALTELTALFLPELVARGRGRVLNVGSVAGFQPGPFMAVYYATKAYVNSFSEALHSELLGTGVTVTALCPGPVATEFLTVAGAATGGFSAGQALSARAVAEVGLRAMKAGRRMVVPGWRNRMLLFLERFAPRGIVIRAVKLMLWRRAG from the coding sequence ATGTCCACTGCACCCGCGGCGCGCCCGGTCGCGCTCGTGACCGGGGCCAGCGCCGGGATCGGCGCCGAGCTGGCGCGACTCCTCGCGCCGGACCACGACCTCGTTCTCACCGCCCGCCGGACCGAACCGCTCCAGGCGCTCGCGGCGGAGCTGACACGAACGCACGGGGCTGTGTGTCGCGTGCTCCCCGCGGACCTGTCCGAGCCGGGGGCCGCGCGGCACCTGTTCGAGGCGGTGCGGGCCGCGGGGGGCGGCATTGAGGTGCTGGTGAACAACGCCGGGTTCGGCGACATCGGCGCGTTCGCGGGGGCCGACCCCGGGAAGCTCCTCCGGATGGTTCAGGTGAACGTGACCGCGCTGACCGAACTCACCGCCCTGTTCCTCCCGGAACTCGTCGCGCGGGGCCGCGGGCGCGTGCTGAACGTGGGGTCGGTGGCCGGGTTCCAGCCGGGGCCGTTCATGGCCGTGTACTACGCGACCAAGGCTTACGTGAACTCGTTCTCGGAGGCGCTGCACAGCGAGCTGCTCGGGACCGGCGTGACGGTAACGGCTCTGTGCCCCGGGCCGGTGGCGACGGAGTTCCTGACGGTCGCGGGGGCCGCGACCGGCGGGTTCAGTGCCGGCCAGGCGCTCAGCGCTCGCGCGGTTGCGGAGGTGGGGCTTCGCGCGATGAAGGCCGGCCGGCGGATGGTCGTGCCGGGCTGGCGGAACCGGATGCTGTTGTTTCTGGAGCGGTTCGCGCCGCGGGGGATCGTGATCCGCGCCGTGAAGCTGATGCTCTGGCGCCGGGCCGGCTGA
- a CDS encoding sigma-70 family RNA polymerase sigma factor, with translation MGISAPGGTAMSAYLREIDRTPLLSATEERELGGRILDGDPAARDRMVRANLRLVVNLARGYTGRGLSLDDLVAEGNMGLLRAVEGFDPGMSTRFSTYASFWIKQSIQRAIVNTARTIRVPTYMAALVARWRRATAALGDELGRAPAPEEVAGHLGLSRRKLAMVQLALKVAGAGTQADDAEGGLEGLIPDTRDSGSDADAAEQLKLVFEQLDRLNPRDADVLRLRFGLSGEEPKTLKEVGEALGLTKERVRQIESAALSALATGLVDRV, from the coding sequence ATGGGCATCTCTGCTCCCGGCGGCACCGCCATGTCCGCCTACCTGCGCGAGATCGACCGCACCCCGCTCCTGTCCGCCACCGAGGAGCGCGAGCTGGGCGGCCGCATTCTCGACGGCGACCCGGCCGCGCGGGACCGCATGGTCCGCGCCAACCTGAGGCTGGTCGTGAACCTGGCCCGCGGGTACACCGGGCGCGGGCTCTCCCTCGACGACCTGGTCGCCGAGGGCAACATGGGCCTGTTGCGCGCCGTCGAGGGGTTCGACCCGGGCATGAGCACCCGGTTCAGCACCTACGCCAGCTTCTGGATCAAGCAGAGCATCCAGCGCGCGATCGTGAACACCGCCCGCACGATCCGGGTGCCCACGTACATGGCTGCGCTGGTGGCCCGTTGGCGCCGCGCCACTGCCGCCTTGGGTGACGAACTGGGCCGGGCGCCCGCCCCGGAGGAGGTGGCGGGGCACCTCGGGCTGTCGCGGCGGAAGCTGGCGATGGTACAACTGGCCCTCAAGGTGGCCGGCGCCGGGACGCAGGCGGACGACGCCGAGGGCGGGCTGGAGGGGCTGATCCCGGACACGCGCGACTCGGGCTCGGACGCGGACGCGGCGGAGCAACTCAAGCTCGTGTTCGAGCAACTCGACCGGCTGAACCCGCGGGACGCGGACGTGCTGCGGCTGCGGTTCGGGCTGAGCGGGGAAGAGCCCAAAACGCTCAAAGAAGTCGGGGAGGCGCTGGGCCTCACCAAGGAGCGGGTGCGGCAGATCGAGAGCGCCGCACTGTCCGCGCTCGCGACCGGGCTGGTGGACCGCGTCTGA
- a CDS encoding ABC transporter ATP-binding protein, producing the protein MQTPAIDVQNLCKNYGPVQAVDNITFQVPHGELVGFLGPNGAGKSTSMRILTTWLPASSGYARLNGYDVMYESMQVRKHIGYLPESVPVYGEMRVREYLTYRAKLKGVDRRGRAAKIDECMAKGRVQGVANRLLSTLSKGYRQRVGLADTLLADPPILILDEPTSGLDPVQIGETLATIKALGGRHTILFSTHVLPEVERVYDRVIIIDKGRIKFDETKKAIEGREATYLLEVRGPADAVAGFLREQPELAAVEAKPVEPDLTAFELKARDRKDPRELLAARVAAKGWGLRRVEVQRPSLDAIFNDVVRRRETVAVAPATEPAAAPAA; encoded by the coding sequence ATGCAGACGCCCGCGATCGACGTTCAGAATCTGTGCAAGAACTACGGCCCGGTCCAGGCCGTGGACAACATCACCTTCCAGGTGCCGCACGGCGAGCTGGTCGGGTTCCTCGGGCCGAACGGGGCCGGGAAGTCCACCAGCATGCGCATCCTGACCACGTGGCTGCCCGCGTCGAGCGGGTACGCGCGGCTCAACGGCTACGACGTGATGTACGAGTCGATGCAGGTCCGCAAGCACATCGGGTACCTGCCCGAGAGCGTGCCGGTGTACGGCGAGATGCGGGTGAGGGAGTACCTGACGTACCGCGCCAAGCTGAAGGGCGTGGACCGCCGCGGCCGCGCCGCCAAGATCGACGAGTGCATGGCCAAGGGCCGCGTGCAGGGCGTCGCGAACCGGCTCCTCAGCACCCTCTCGAAAGGGTACCGGCAGCGCGTCGGGCTGGCCGACACGCTCCTGGCCGACCCGCCCATCCTGATCCTCGACGAGCCGACCAGCGGCCTGGACCCGGTGCAGATCGGCGAGACGCTGGCGACCATCAAGGCGCTCGGCGGCCGGCACACCATCCTGTTCTCGACGCACGTGCTGCCGGAGGTCGAGCGGGTCTACGACCGCGTCATCATCATCGACAAGGGCCGGATCAAGTTCGACGAGACGAAGAAGGCGATCGAGGGCCGCGAGGCCACGTACCTGCTGGAGGTGCGCGGCCCGGCCGACGCGGTCGCCGGGTTCCTCCGGGAGCAGCCCGAGCTGGCGGCCGTGGAGGCCAAGCCCGTCGAGCCGGACCTGACCGCGTTCGAGCTGAAGGCCCGCGACCGGAAGGACCCGCGCGAGCTGCTGGCGGCGCGGGTGGCGGCGAAGGGCTGGGGCCTGCGCCGGGTGGAGGTGCAGCGGCCGAGCCTGGACGCGATCTTCAACGACGTGGTCCGCCGCCGCGAGACGGTCGCGGTCGCCCCGGCGACCGAACCCGCCGCGGCCCCGGCGGCGTAA
- a CDS encoding DUF7088 domain-containing protein: MQPTSPTPPAARPEPVTELLRTQRQNVGYLLLVASAVCLALTGWLALKTSRISAPVEATKGEKDKDKLDNPFARTSELSQPSRTDYIIGALVAFAGCVSLGGGGAYLLAGRPKPTVEEQRTEARQVVLVLGAALGAALIVLGALYFYSWSESLTKWLDQGERAESKWVLTPLLIVVLGGGLMFAAAQPARAEERNNARVRQFIYGSNFGLTVLMLFVVLVIVNVVVALRVPNKLDTTQTGMYTLSPQTKQVLEALEQPVQAYSIFQENDPVAEDLNRLLANCQDSARGKFRVTLLNPALNKAEIAKLRSEYPQAELSREGLLLVAGGEGDRNRHSFLRADEFEESKPDAQGRPVPVFNGEPKLLRELLFLAENKQKPKVYFTQSSGELALAGGADRRRSAAGLKAYLEKNYFEVVPLKADPGAPTRVPDDAAAVVIADPTATLPPALSDAIRDYMTRTLPDGRKGKLVVLAGQQAGVDGKPLVTGVEPVLQTFGVRLSDRFLYATPDDELGALDRARGTRVMVGRLTQQAVDARNPVALGFNRMSALALVDCRELAATPGGNTQAVTVFVSDPGRQTWSPARYEPDPARAWTEFNQRVNRILAGPGTLDEKRRAAQPLVAEMQIRDEPRALVVFASEGPTARVAVFGCGWFASDDAERTASDRFGSRNATIWLDLMGSTLDWVRDRPTVSASEKQYTVYQLQPGYSSMRLVWVPLGLALVSVAGLGAGVWVVRRK; the protein is encoded by the coding sequence ATGCAACCGACCAGCCCGACCCCGCCCGCGGCGCGCCCCGAACCGGTGACCGAACTGCTCCGCACCCAGCGGCAGAACGTCGGTTACCTGCTCCTCGTCGCGTCCGCGGTGTGCCTCGCGCTCACCGGGTGGCTGGCCCTCAAGACCAGCCGCATCTCCGCCCCGGTCGAGGCGACGAAGGGCGAAAAGGACAAGGACAAGCTCGACAACCCGTTCGCCCGCACGTCCGAGCTGTCGCAGCCGAGCCGCACCGACTACATCATCGGCGCGCTGGTCGCGTTCGCCGGGTGCGTGTCGCTCGGCGGGGGCGGCGCGTACCTGCTGGCCGGGCGCCCCAAGCCCACCGTCGAGGAGCAGCGCACCGAGGCCCGGCAGGTGGTGCTGGTGCTCGGGGCCGCGCTGGGGGCGGCGCTGATCGTGCTCGGGGCCTTGTACTTCTACAGTTGGAGCGAGAGCCTCACCAAGTGGCTCGACCAGGGCGAGCGGGCGGAGTCCAAGTGGGTGCTCACGCCGCTGCTGATCGTGGTCCTGGGCGGGGGGCTGATGTTCGCCGCCGCCCAGCCGGCCCGGGCCGAGGAGCGCAACAACGCCCGCGTCCGCCAGTTCATCTACGGGTCGAACTTCGGGCTGACGGTGCTGATGCTGTTCGTGGTGCTGGTCATCGTCAACGTGGTGGTCGCGCTGCGGGTGCCGAACAAGCTCGACACCACCCAGACCGGGATGTACACGCTCAGCCCGCAGACCAAGCAGGTGCTGGAGGCCCTGGAGCAGCCGGTCCAGGCGTACTCGATCTTCCAGGAGAACGACCCGGTCGCCGAGGACCTGAACCGGCTGCTCGCGAACTGCCAGGACTCCGCCCGCGGCAAGTTCCGCGTGACCCTGCTCAACCCGGCGCTGAACAAGGCCGAGATCGCGAAGCTCCGGTCCGAGTACCCGCAGGCCGAGCTGAGCCGCGAGGGGCTGCTGCTGGTGGCCGGGGGCGAGGGCGACCGGAACCGGCACTCGTTCCTCCGGGCCGACGAGTTCGAGGAGAGCAAGCCCGACGCCCAGGGGCGGCCGGTGCCGGTGTTCAACGGCGAGCCGAAGCTGCTCCGCGAGCTGCTGTTCCTGGCCGAGAACAAGCAGAAGCCGAAGGTGTACTTCACGCAGTCGTCCGGCGAACTGGCGCTGGCCGGCGGCGCGGACCGGCGGCGGTCGGCGGCCGGGCTCAAGGCGTACCTGGAGAAGAACTACTTCGAGGTGGTGCCGCTGAAGGCCGACCCGGGCGCCCCGACGCGGGTGCCCGACGACGCCGCCGCGGTCGTGATCGCGGACCCGACCGCGACGCTCCCGCCCGCCCTCTCCGACGCGATCCGTGACTACATGACGCGGACACTGCCGGACGGCCGCAAGGGCAAGCTGGTGGTGCTGGCCGGGCAGCAAGCGGGGGTCGACGGCAAGCCGCTGGTGACCGGCGTGGAGCCGGTCCTTCAGACCTTCGGCGTGCGGCTGTCCGACCGGTTCCTGTACGCCACCCCGGACGACGAGTTGGGCGCGCTGGACCGCGCGCGGGGCACCCGGGTAATGGTGGGCCGGCTGACCCAGCAGGCGGTGGACGCGCGCAACCCTGTGGCCCTGGGATTCAACCGGATGTCCGCGCTGGCGCTGGTGGACTGCCGCGAGCTGGCCGCGACCCCGGGCGGTAACACCCAGGCGGTCACCGTGTTCGTGAGCGACCCCGGGCGGCAGACGTGGTCGCCCGCCCGCTACGAGCCCGACCCGGCCCGCGCGTGGACCGAGTTCAACCAGCGGGTGAACCGCATCCTCGCGGGACCGGGCACGCTGGACGAGAAGCGCCGGGCGGCCCAGCCGCTCGTGGCCGAGATGCAGATCCGCGACGAGCCGCGGGCCCTGGTGGTGTTCGCGTCCGAGGGGCCGACGGCCCGGGTCGCGGTGTTCGGGTGCGGGTGGTTCGCCAGCGACGACGCCGAGCGGACCGCCAGCGACCGGTTCGGCAGCCGCAACGCCACCATCTGGCTGGACCTGATGGGCTCCACCCTCGACTGGGTGCGGGACCGCCCGACCGTCAGCGCGAGCGAGAAGCAGTACACGGTGTACCAGTTGCAGCCCGGGTACAGCAGCATGCGGCTGGTCTGGGTGCCGCTCGGATTGGCGCTGGTGTCGGTCGCCGGGCTCGGCGCCGGCGTGTGGGTGGTCCGCCGCAAGTGA
- a CDS encoding HEAT repeat domain-containing protein, whose product MEPLTPQVMHKLVFTILVHGLPDAQTNVAYEVLVEAQNNPNPQVRELAVVALADLPVPAPKRVAALSKGLRDTSSRVRRRAARALGDFGVQAIPAVPVLITGLRDCDTSVRRDCAGTLGRLGPAAGPAVTWLVALLSEPETRSRVVAATALKRVGRAAVPALLEGLRVADPDVRDRCTRLLTHLAPDDDEVTGAIRAAAEEAARCDPGATTILPALAMAAG is encoded by the coding sequence ATGGAACCGCTCACCCCGCAAGTGATGCACAAGCTGGTCTTCACGATCCTCGTCCACGGGCTGCCGGACGCGCAGACCAACGTGGCTTACGAGGTGCTGGTCGAAGCCCAGAACAACCCGAACCCGCAGGTGCGGGAGCTGGCGGTGGTGGCGCTCGCGGACCTGCCGGTGCCGGCCCCGAAGCGGGTGGCGGCGCTCTCGAAGGGGCTGCGGGACACGTCCTCCCGGGTGCGCCGCCGGGCCGCCCGGGCGCTGGGCGACTTCGGGGTGCAAGCGATCCCGGCGGTGCCCGTGCTCATTACCGGGCTGCGGGACTGCGACACGAGCGTGCGCCGCGACTGCGCCGGCACCCTCGGGCGGCTCGGCCCGGCCGCCGGCCCCGCGGTGACGTGGCTGGTGGCGCTGCTGTCCGAGCCCGAAACCCGGAGCCGCGTGGTGGCCGCGACCGCGCTCAAGCGCGTGGGCCGAGCGGCGGTCCCGGCGCTGCTCGAAGGGCTGCGGGTCGCCGACCCGGACGTGCGCGACCGGTGCACCCGACTCCTGACCCACCTCGCGCCCGACGACGACGAGGTGACCGGCGCGATCCGGGCCGCGGCCGAAGAAGCGGCCCGCTGTGACCCGGGCGCCACCACCATCCTGCCCGCTCTGGCGATGGCGGCCGGCTGA
- a CDS encoding segregation and condensation protein A, which yields MSHLVRLDAFHGPLDLLLYLVKRNEVDVLDIPIAAIAEQFLGYVLAVKELDIEFAGEFLVMSATLMEIKSRTLLPADAQFAPDDQPDPRRELVRQLLEYRKFKDAAAALEARAEEAAGRLARVEPPDPNPVRDRTPNVRAVELWDLVSAFARLMRETQALQPATIAVDDTPQHVHEAQLLERVAAAGGRLPFRDAFPPPHTKPRLIGIFLAVLELIRHHGLGLDQPEPTGDIFLVAASALPPLEPVDEPVDGPPADEPPAPEPANVS from the coding sequence ATGTCGCACCTCGTCCGGCTCGATGCGTTCCACGGCCCGCTCGACCTGCTTCTGTACCTGGTCAAGCGGAACGAGGTGGACGTTCTCGACATCCCGATCGCCGCCATTGCCGAGCAGTTCCTCGGTTACGTCCTGGCGGTCAAAGAGCTTGACATCGAGTTCGCCGGTGAGTTCCTGGTCATGTCCGCGACGCTCATGGAGATCAAGAGCCGGACGCTGCTGCCGGCCGACGCGCAGTTCGCGCCCGACGACCAGCCGGACCCGCGGCGCGAACTCGTCCGGCAGTTGCTGGAGTACCGGAAGTTCAAGGACGCCGCCGCCGCGCTCGAGGCGCGGGCCGAGGAGGCGGCGGGGCGGCTCGCGCGGGTCGAGCCGCCCGACCCCAACCCGGTCCGCGACCGCACGCCGAACGTGCGCGCGGTGGAGCTGTGGGACCTGGTCAGTGCGTTCGCGCGGCTCATGCGCGAGACCCAGGCGCTCCAGCCCGCGACGATCGCGGTCGACGACACCCCGCAACACGTCCACGAGGCGCAACTCCTGGAACGGGTCGCGGCGGCCGGCGGGCGGCTGCCGTTCCGGGACGCGTTCCCGCCGCCGCACACCAAACCGCGGCTCATCGGCATCTTCCTCGCCGTCCTCGAACTGATCCGGCACCACGGGCTGGGGCTCGACCAGCCCGAGCCGACCGGCGACATCTTCCTCGTCGCGGCTTCGGCCCTGCCGCCGCTTGAACCGGTCGACGAACCGGTCGACGGACCACCAGCAGACGAGCCGCCGGCGCCCGAACCGGCTAATGTGTCGTAA